A single Cnuibacter physcomitrellae DNA region contains:
- a CDS encoding VOC family protein, with protein MERVVGVGGWFVRASDPEALRAWYRDVLGMELDEYGSWTTEHGPTVFAVFEADSDYLGPRTQQSMMNLRVRDLDAMLAQLRAAGADVDDEVQDMDGVGRFGWVTDPEGTRIELWQPA; from the coding sequence ATGGAGAGAGTGGTGGGGGTCGGCGGGTGGTTCGTGCGCGCATCCGACCCGGAGGCGCTGAGGGCCTGGTACCGCGACGTGCTCGGGATGGAGCTCGACGAGTACGGCTCGTGGACGACCGAGCATGGCCCGACGGTGTTCGCCGTGTTCGAGGCCGACAGCGACTACCTCGGACCGCGCACGCAGCAGAGCATGATGAACCTCCGCGTGCGCGACCTCGACGCGATGCTGGCGCAGCTTCGCGCGGCCGGAGCCGACGTCGACGACGAGGTGCAGGACATGGACGGCGTCGGCCGCTTCGGCTGGGTCACCGACCCCGAGGGCACGCGGATCGAGCTCTGGCAGCCGGCCTGA